In one window of Bradyrhizobium diazoefficiens DNA:
- the lepB gene encoding signal peptidase I, whose product MSVTSGTKTESGVGETIRVVIHALLIALVIRTFLFQPFNIPSGSMKATLLVGDYLFVSKYSYGYSHYSIPFSPPLFSGRIWGSDPNRGDVVVFRLPKDDSTDYIKRVIGLPGDHIQMKDGLLYINDTPVERQRMSEYVGEDPCGSEGGGISRVKRWKETLPNGVSYETLDCADNGYMDNTNVYTVPPGHFFMMGDNRDNSTDSRFLGQVGYVPQENLIGRAQMIFFSIGEGEHAWMFWRWPWAVRWNRFFKIVR is encoded by the coding sequence ATGAGCGTGACTTCGGGAACGAAAACTGAGAGCGGCGTCGGCGAAACGATCCGGGTCGTGATCCATGCTCTGCTGATCGCGCTGGTGATCCGCACCTTCCTGTTCCAGCCCTTCAACATCCCGTCCGGCTCGATGAAGGCGACGCTGCTGGTCGGCGACTATCTGTTCGTCTCGAAATATTCCTACGGCTACAGCCACTACTCGATCCCGTTCTCGCCGCCGCTGTTCTCGGGACGGATCTGGGGCTCGGATCCGAATCGTGGCGACGTCGTGGTGTTTCGGTTGCCGAAAGACGACTCCACCGACTACATCAAGCGCGTGATCGGCCTTCCCGGCGACCACATCCAGATGAAGGACGGGTTGCTTTACATCAACGACACGCCGGTCGAGCGGCAGCGCATGAGCGAGTATGTCGGTGAGGACCCCTGCGGCTCCGAAGGCGGCGGCATTTCGCGGGTGAAGCGCTGGAAGGAAACGCTGCCGAACGGCGTCTCCTATGAGACGCTCGATTGCGCCGACAATGGCTACATGGACAACACCAACGTCTACACCGTGCCGCCCGGTCACTTCTTCATGATGGGTGACAACCGCGACAACTCAACCGACAGCCGCTTCCTCGGCCAGGTTGGTTACGTGCCGCAGGAAAACCTGATCGGCCGCGCGCAGATGATCTTTTTCTCCATCGGCGAGGGCGAGCATGCCTGGATGTTTTGGCGCTGGCCGTGGGCGGTGCGCTGGAATCGTTTCTTCAAAATCGTCCGATGA
- the rnc gene encoding ribonuclease III: protein MKDEAKDIATQSIEAQAAPEGEAATKTAATKALATKTPAKKQRTRGSKAQDKAKAAADANAALEARIGHGFADPNLLMQAITHVSALKSGRKRGDSYQRLEFLGDHVLGLVVSDMLYHAFPNADEGELSKRLAELVRKESCADVAKSLGLLDDIKLGSVGSSADARLRKSILGDICEAVIGAIFLDGGHAAADDFVKRNWTERMHKPRRPLRDPKTVLQEWAQGKGLPTPVYREVERTGPHHDPEFRVAVDLPGLAPAEGTGGSKRAAEKVAASVMIEREGVGGGNDG, encoded by the coding sequence ATGAAAGACGAAGCCAAGGACATCGCGACCCAATCGATCGAGGCGCAAGCCGCTCCTGAGGGCGAGGCTGCGACCAAGACGGCTGCGACCAAGGCGCTTGCAACCAAGACGCCGGCGAAGAAGCAGCGCACGCGGGGCAGCAAGGCCCAGGACAAGGCAAAGGCGGCGGCTGATGCGAACGCGGCGCTCGAGGCGCGTATTGGACACGGCTTTGCCGATCCGAACCTGCTGATGCAGGCGATTACGCATGTTTCGGCGCTGAAGTCCGGGCGCAAGCGTGGTGACAGCTATCAGCGGCTGGAGTTCCTCGGCGACCACGTGCTCGGGCTCGTCGTTTCCGACATGCTATATCATGCCTTCCCGAACGCGGACGAAGGCGAGTTGTCCAAGCGGCTTGCCGAGCTCGTGCGCAAAGAGAGCTGCGCCGACGTCGCCAAGTCGCTCGGTCTGCTCGACGACATCAAGCTCGGCTCGGTCGGCTCCAGCGCCGATGCGCGCCTGCGCAAATCCATCCTCGGCGACATCTGCGAAGCCGTGATCGGTGCGATCTTCCTCGATGGCGGTCATGCGGCGGCGGACGATTTCGTCAAGCGCAACTGGACCGAGCGCATGCACAAGCCGCGGCGTCCGCTGCGCGATCCCAAGACCGTGCTGCAGGAATGGGCGCAGGGGAAGGGGCTGCCGACGCCTGTCTATCGCGAGGTCGAGCGCACCGGCCCGCATCACGATCCGGAGTTCCGCGTTGCAGTGGACCTGCCGGGATTGGCACCGGCCGAAGGCACCGGTGGCAGCAAACGCGCGGCAGAGAAGGTGGCTGCTTCAGTGATGATCGAACGTGAAGGTGTTGGCGGCGGCAATGACGGCTGA
- the era gene encoding GTPase Era, which produces MTAETSGEAPTATRCGFVALIGAPNVGKSTLVNALVGAKVTIVSRKVQTTRALIRGIVIENNAQIILVDTPGIFLPKRRLDRAMVSTAWSGAHDADLVCVLLDAKNGIDEEAEAIFAKAASVKHEKILVINKVDLVQREKLLALAQAANERMTFAKTFMIAAISGDGVDDIRTTLAEMVPPGPYLYPEDQMSDAPMRQLAAEITREKIYQKLHQELPYQSTVETDKWEERKDKSVRIEQTIFVERESQRKIMLGKGGATIKSIGADSRKELMQILDVPVHLFLFVKVRENWGDDPDRYREMGLEFPKQ; this is translated from the coding sequence ATGACGGCTGAAACAAGCGGCGAAGCGCCCACTGCTACGCGCTGCGGCTTCGTTGCCCTGATCGGCGCGCCGAACGTCGGCAAGTCCACGCTGGTCAATGCGCTGGTCGGGGCCAAGGTCACGATCGTCTCGCGCAAGGTGCAGACCACGCGCGCGCTGATCCGCGGCATCGTCATCGAGAACAACGCGCAGATCATCCTGGTGGACACGCCCGGCATCTTCCTGCCCAAGCGCCGGCTCGACCGCGCCATGGTCTCGACTGCCTGGAGCGGGGCGCATGACGCCGATCTCGTCTGCGTGCTGCTCGACGCCAAGAACGGCATTGATGAAGAGGCCGAGGCGATCTTCGCCAAGGCCGCGAGCGTCAAGCACGAGAAGATCCTGGTGATCAACAAGGTCGACCTGGTCCAGCGCGAGAAGCTGCTGGCGCTGGCGCAGGCCGCCAACGAGCGCATGACCTTCGCGAAAACCTTCATGATTGCGGCGATCTCGGGCGATGGCGTCGACGATATCCGCACGACGCTGGCCGAAATGGTACCGCCTGGCCCGTACCTCTATCCCGAGGACCAGATGTCGGACGCGCCGATGCGGCAGCTGGCGGCCGAAATCACGCGGGAGAAAATTTATCAGAAGCTGCACCAGGAATTGCCCTACCAGTCCACGGTCGAGACCGACAAGTGGGAGGAGCGCAAGGACAAGTCGGTGCGCATCGAGCAGACGATCTTCGTGGAGCGCGAGAGCCAGCGCAAGATCATGCTCGGCAAGGGCGGCGCCACCATCAAGTCGATCGGCGCGGACTCGCGGAAAGAACTGATGCAGATTCTCGACGTCCCGGTGCATCTGTTCCTGTTCGTCAAGGTGCGCGAGAACTGGGGTGACGATCCCGATCGCTACCGCGAGATGGGCCTGGAATTTCCCAAACAATAA
- the recO gene encoding DNA repair protein RecO, with amino-acid sequence MEWTDEGIVLGVRRHGESSAIVELLTRAHGRHLGLVRGGAGSRMRPLLQPGNSISAVWRARLDEHLGTYAIEGLKLRAATLLGSSHGVYGVTHLASIARLLPERDPHEQIFAMLEHSLDDFDDIGSAAVHVIHFELAMLGELGFGLALENCAVSGETSDLIYVSPKSGGAVSRTAGEPWRDRLLRLPPFLRQGEATNDLTDDDLHDGFRLTGLFLLRHVLEPRGQGHSDARAGFINALTRQQAKAALPAP; translated from the coding sequence ATGGAATGGACCGACGAAGGCATCGTGCTGGGGGTGCGGCGGCATGGCGAGAGTAGCGCCATTGTCGAGCTCCTGACCCGCGCGCACGGCCGGCATCTCGGTCTCGTGCGGGGCGGCGCAGGCTCGCGGATGCGGCCGCTGCTGCAGCCCGGCAATAGCATCAGCGCGGTGTGGCGGGCGCGGCTCGACGAGCATCTCGGTACCTATGCTATCGAGGGCCTGAAGTTGCGTGCGGCGACGCTGCTTGGATCCTCCCATGGCGTCTACGGCGTCACTCATCTTGCCTCGATTGCGCGGCTGCTGCCGGAGCGCGATCCGCATGAGCAGATCTTCGCGATGCTCGAGCATTCGCTCGACGATTTCGACGACATCGGCAGTGCTGCCGTGCACGTGATCCATTTCGAGCTGGCCATGCTCGGAGAACTCGGCTTCGGGCTAGCGCTCGAAAACTGCGCGGTGTCGGGGGAGACCTCCGACCTGATCTACGTCTCGCCGAAATCCGGCGGCGCGGTGTCGCGCACCGCCGGCGAGCCGTGGCGCGACCGGTTGCTGCGGCTGCCGCCGTTCCTTCGCCAGGGCGAGGCCACCAACGATCTCACCGACGACGATCTCCACGACGGCTTTCGGCTCACCGGCCTGTTCCTGCTGCGCCACGTGCTGGAGCCGCGGGGCCAGGGCCATTCCGACGCGCGTGCCGGATTCATCAACGCCCTGACGCGGCAGCAGGCCAAGGCGGCGCTCCCAGCGCCATAA
- the parC gene encoding DNA topoisomerase IV subunit A: MGKRIVPPEEPAEIHDVPLREALEERYLAYALSTIMHRALPDARDGLKPVHRRILYGMRLLRLDPGTAFKKSAKIVGDVMGSFHPHGDQAIYDAMVRLAQDFSSRYPLVDGQGNFGNIDGDNPAAYRYTEARMTDVARLLLDGIDEDGVEFRPNYDGQSKEPVVLPGGFPNLLANGAQGIAVGMATSIPPHNAAELCDAALHLIEKPDAKSKALLKWVKGPDFPTGGICIDSKQAIAEAYTTGRGSFRVRARWEQEEGTRGTWVVVVTEIPFLVQKSRLIEKIAELLDQKKLPLVGDIRDESAEDVRIVIEPKSKNVDPALMMESLFRLTELENKIPLNLNVLIKGRVPKVVGLAECLREWLDHLRDVLIRRSNYRKTQIENRLEVLGGYLIAFLNIDEVIRIIRTEDEPKPVLMKTFKLTEVQAEAILDMRLRRLRKLEEMEIRTEDKNLRAELKGINAVLASEPEQWKKVAEQVGKVRDMFGPKTPLGKRRTTFADAPEHDLAAMEEALVEREPVTVVVSDKGWIRTMKGHVEDLSSLAFKQDDKLGFAFFAETTSKLLLFATNGKFYSIDVAKLPGGRGHGEPIRQFIDLEPEAAPVTLFVNKGGRKFLVASHEGQGFVVNEDDCVGTTKKGKQVLNVDMPNEARTVTEVIGDTVAVIGENRKMLIFPLDQVPEMARGRGVRLQKYKDGGLSDIAVFEAKAGLTWKDSAGREFSATMKELAEWQGTRADAGRLPPKGFPKSNKFGRVIG; the protein is encoded by the coding sequence ATGGGAAAACGAATCGTTCCGCCGGAAGAACCCGCCGAAATTCATGATGTGCCGCTGCGTGAAGCGCTGGAAGAGCGCTATCTCGCGTACGCGCTCTCCACCATCATGCATCGCGCACTGCCTGACGCGCGAGACGGCCTGAAGCCGGTGCATCGGCGCATCCTCTACGGCATGCGCCTGCTCAGGCTCGACCCCGGCACGGCCTTCAAGAAATCCGCCAAGATCGTCGGCGACGTGATGGGCTCGTTCCATCCGCATGGCGACCAGGCGATCTACGACGCCATGGTGCGCCTCGCGCAGGATTTCTCCTCGCGTTATCCGCTGGTCGACGGCCAGGGCAATTTCGGCAATATCGACGGCGATAACCCCGCCGCCTACCGCTACACCGAAGCCCGCATGACCGACGTCGCGCGGCTTCTGCTCGACGGCATCGACGAGGACGGCGTCGAGTTCCGTCCCAATTACGACGGCCAGTCGAAAGAGCCAGTCGTGTTGCCGGGCGGCTTTCCGAACCTGCTCGCCAATGGTGCGCAGGGCATCGCGGTCGGGATGGCGACCTCGATCCCGCCGCACAACGCCGCCGAGCTTTGCGACGCCGCGCTGCACCTGATCGAGAAGCCCGACGCGAAGTCCAAGGCGCTTTTGAAGTGGGTGAAGGGACCGGACTTCCCAACCGGCGGCATCTGCATCGATTCCAAGCAGGCGATCGCTGAAGCCTATACGACCGGCCGCGGCTCGTTTCGCGTCCGCGCCCGATGGGAGCAGGAAGAGGGTACGCGCGGCACCTGGGTCGTCGTCGTCACCGAGATCCCGTTCCTGGTGCAGAAGTCCCGCCTGATCGAGAAGATCGCTGAGCTGCTGGACCAGAAGAAGCTGCCGCTGGTCGGCGATATCAGGGACGAGTCGGCGGAAGACGTCCGCATCGTGATCGAGCCGAAGTCGAAGAACGTCGATCCGGCGCTGATGATGGAATCGCTGTTTCGACTGACCGAGCTCGAAAACAAGATTCCGCTCAACCTCAACGTTCTGATCAAGGGCCGCGTCCCCAAGGTGGTGGGACTCGCGGAGTGCCTGCGCGAATGGCTCGACCATCTGCGCGACGTGCTGATCCGGCGCAGCAACTACCGCAAGACACAGATCGAGAATCGGCTCGAGGTCCTCGGTGGCTATCTGATCGCATTCCTCAACATCGACGAGGTGATCCGGATCATCCGCACCGAAGACGAACCGAAGCCGGTTCTGATGAAGACATTCAAGCTCACCGAAGTCCAGGCTGAAGCCATCCTCGACATGCGCCTGCGCCGCTTGCGCAAGCTCGAAGAGATGGAGATCCGCACCGAGGACAAGAACCTCCGTGCCGAGCTCAAGGGCATCAATGCGGTGCTCGCGTCCGAGCCCGAGCAGTGGAAGAAGGTCGCCGAGCAGGTCGGCAAAGTCCGTGACATGTTCGGACCGAAGACGCCGCTCGGCAAGCGCCGCACCACCTTTGCCGATGCGCCCGAGCACGATCTCGCCGCGATGGAGGAGGCCCTCGTGGAGCGCGAGCCGGTCACGGTCGTGGTCTCCGACAAGGGCTGGATCCGCACCATGAAGGGCCATGTCGAGGACCTCTCGAGCCTCGCCTTCAAGCAGGACGACAAGCTCGGCTTCGCGTTCTTTGCGGAGACGACCTCGAAGCTGCTGCTGTTTGCGACCAACGGCAAGTTCTACTCGATCGATGTGGCGAAGCTTCCGGGCGGCCGCGGTCACGGCGAGCCGATCCGCCAGTTCATCGATCTCGAGCCGGAAGCTGCGCCGGTCACGCTGTTCGTCAACAAAGGCGGGCGCAAATTCCTGGTCGCGAGCCACGAGGGCCAGGGCTTCGTCGTCAACGAGGACGATTGCGTCGGCACCACGAAGAAGGGCAAGCAGGTCCTCAACGTCGACATGCCGAACGAGGCGCGCACGGTCACCGAAGTGATCGGCGACACCGTCGCGGTCATCGGCGAGAACCGCAAGATGCTGATCTTCCCGCTCGACCAGGTGCCGGAGATGGCGCGCGGTCGCGGCGTGCGCCTGCAGAAGTACAAGGACGGCGGCCTCTCCGACATCGCCGTGTTCGAGGCCAAGGCAGGCCTGACCTGGAAGGACTCTGCCGGCCGCGAATTTTCGGCGACCATGAAGGAGCTCGCCGAGTGGCAAGGCACCCGCGCCGACGCCGGCCGCCTGCCGCCGAAGGGATTCCCGAAGTCGAACAAGTTCGGCCGGGTGATCGGGTAG
- a CDS encoding GMC family oxidoreductase, which yields MYDVIVVGGGSAGAAVAARLSEDPARRVLLLEAGLDWRADEAPWEVRTPNPIPIIHKREYQEKWQWPDLLTRRVAGQEPRFYWRGKGLGGSSMMNGQIAIRGVADAFDEWAANGCTGWSAKDVMPLFSVIEDDFEFGDAAGHGRGGPLPVYRAPPEKWGPVDRGLRDAALASGHPWCADVNGPDGEGVACYPINSRDSRRITTNEGYLEPARGRANLEIRGKTLVDRVLISDGRATALRVHIDGQGIHVISARQIVLCAGAIHSPAILLRSGIGPADELTSMGIAVERDLPVGRHFFDHPLFRATIQLHENLRPTDPDTRHTNCCVTYSSGLANGGKRDMILIAFNHRGIGVPGAIGAGLFNAYSRGTLKLASTDPSVDPVVEENMLADPRDMLRMKDAVKRLAVITSQPALAGIADWIRLTDTDLTLPQASALPDHELDALLRRETGDIQHAAGSCRMSGAGDADGVVNPDGTVKGISGLRIADASIMPSDCRANTHFTTVVIGEAIARMMMG from the coding sequence ATGTACGATGTCATTGTTGTCGGCGGCGGCTCGGCCGGCGCCGCGGTTGCGGCCCGGCTCTCCGAGGATCCCGCACGGCGCGTCCTGCTGCTCGAAGCAGGCCTCGACTGGCGCGCTGATGAAGCGCCCTGGGAAGTGCGGACACCAAATCCGATCCCGATCATCCACAAGCGCGAATACCAGGAGAAATGGCAGTGGCCCGATCTCCTGACGCGCCGCGTGGCGGGGCAGGAGCCGCGCTTCTACTGGCGCGGCAAGGGGCTCGGCGGCTCATCGATGATGAACGGCCAGATCGCGATCCGCGGCGTTGCCGATGCGTTCGACGAATGGGCCGCCAATGGCTGCACCGGCTGGTCGGCCAAGGACGTGATGCCGCTGTTCTCGGTGATCGAGGACGATTTTGAGTTCGGCGACGCCGCAGGCCACGGACGCGGCGGCCCGTTGCCGGTCTATCGCGCGCCGCCCGAAAAATGGGGCCCGGTCGATCGCGGCTTGCGCGATGCGGCGCTGGCGAGCGGCCATCCCTGGTGCGCCGACGTCAACGGGCCTGATGGCGAGGGCGTCGCCTGCTATCCCATCAACAGCCGCGACAGCCGCCGTATCACGACCAATGAAGGCTATCTGGAGCCCGCGCGCGGCCGCGCCAATCTGGAGATCCGGGGCAAGACGCTCGTCGATCGCGTGCTGATCAGCGACGGAAGGGCGACCGCCCTCCGGGTTCACATCGATGGGCAGGGCATCCACGTGATCAGCGCCCGCCAGATCGTGCTCTGCGCCGGCGCCATCCACAGCCCGGCGATCCTGTTGCGCTCGGGCATTGGACCTGCGGATGAGCTGACGTCGATGGGGATTGCGGTCGAGCGCGATCTGCCCGTCGGCCGCCACTTCTTCGATCATCCGCTGTTTCGCGCAACGATCCAGCTTCACGAAAATCTGCGTCCTACTGATCCGGACACCCGCCACACCAATTGCTGCGTGACCTATTCGTCGGGCCTGGCCAATGGCGGCAAGCGCGACATGATCCTGATCGCCTTCAACCACCGCGGCATCGGCGTGCCCGGAGCCATCGGCGCCGGGCTGTTCAACGCCTATTCGCGCGGCACGCTCAAGCTGGCCTCGACCGATCCTTCCGTCGATCCCGTCGTCGAGGAAAACATGCTGGCCGATCCCCGCGACATGCTGCGCATGAAGGACGCAGTGAAACGGCTCGCGGTGATCACCTCGCAGCCGGCGCTCGCCGGCATCGCCGACTGGATCAGGTTGACCGACACCGACCTGACGCTGCCGCAGGCATCGGCGTTGCCGGATCACGAACTCGATGCGCTGCTGCGCCGCGAAACCGGCGACATCCAGCATGCCGCCGGCAGCTGCCGCATGAGCGGCGCTGGGGATGCCGATGGCGTGGTCAATCCCGACGGCACGGTGAAGGGCATCTCGGGCTTGCGCATCGCCGACGCCTCGATCATGCCGTCCGACTGCCGGGCTAATACCCACTTCACGACGGTAGTGATTGGGGAAGCGATCGCGCGGATGATGATGGGGTAG
- the chrA gene encoding chromate efflux transporter — translation MDIRANQTRADAGHGISFGEAFRVWLRVACLSFGGPAGQIAVMHRILVEEKNWISEGRFLHALNYCMLLPGPEAQQLATYVGWLMHRTAGGLMAGGLFILPGIIAIMGLSYIYAAFGNVSFVEALFFGLKAAVLAIVVEAVVRVGKRALKNRIMIGLAAIAFVAIFFFEVPFPIIIIAAGVIGYAGARAGWPEFAPASHGHGGSSAAIDSMLGDAVPDHVRANTARAIRVGALWLALWLVPVIALLLALGQASVFSQIALFFSKMALVTFGGAYAVLAYVAQQAVEHYHWLKPHEMLDGLGMAETTPGPLIMVLQFVGFMAAYRDPGGLSPMLAATLGGLLATWVTFTPCFLWIFVGAPYVERLRGNKGLAGALSAITAAVVGVILNLSIWFALHTLFRETVPVHAFPLDFDRPVLTSVDIPALVLAIAAATAIFRFKLGMLTVLAGSCAAGLALRMVGVI, via the coding sequence ATGGATATCCGCGCCAATCAAACGAGAGCTGATGCCGGTCACGGCATCAGCTTCGGTGAAGCTTTCCGCGTCTGGCTCCGCGTCGCCTGCCTCAGCTTTGGCGGGCCCGCGGGCCAGATCGCGGTGATGCATCGCATTTTGGTCGAGGAGAAGAACTGGATTTCCGAAGGCCGCTTTTTGCATGCGCTGAACTACTGCATGCTGCTGCCGGGACCCGAGGCGCAGCAGCTCGCGACCTATGTCGGCTGGCTGATGCATCGCACCGCTGGTGGGCTGATGGCGGGCGGGCTGTTCATCCTGCCCGGCATCATAGCCATCATGGGCCTGAGCTATATCTACGCCGCGTTCGGCAATGTCAGCTTCGTCGAGGCGCTGTTCTTCGGCCTGAAGGCCGCCGTGCTCGCCATCGTGGTCGAGGCCGTGGTGCGCGTCGGCAAGCGCGCGCTGAAGAACCGCATCATGATCGGGCTCGCCGCAATCGCCTTCGTCGCGATCTTCTTCTTTGAGGTCCCCTTCCCGATCATCATTATTGCTGCCGGCGTGATCGGCTATGCGGGTGCGCGGGCGGGCTGGCCGGAGTTCGCGCCTGCCAGTCACGGCCATGGCGGTAGCAGCGCCGCGATCGACAGCATGCTCGGTGACGCCGTGCCCGATCACGTCCGCGCCAATACGGCGCGCGCAATCCGCGTCGGTGCGCTCTGGCTCGCGCTATGGCTGGTACCCGTGATCGCGCTGCTCCTCGCGCTCGGCCAAGCCAGCGTGTTCAGCCAGATCGCGCTGTTCTTCTCGAAGATGGCGCTGGTCACCTTCGGCGGCGCCTATGCGGTGCTGGCCTACGTCGCCCAGCAAGCGGTCGAGCATTATCACTGGCTCAAGCCGCACGAGATGCTGGACGGCCTCGGCATGGCCGAGACCACGCCGGGCCCGCTGATCATGGTGCTTCAGTTCGTGGGCTTCATGGCCGCCTATCGCGACCCGGGCGGACTATCGCCGATGCTCGCCGCGACGCTCGGCGGTCTGCTCGCGACCTGGGTCACCTTCACGCCCTGCTTCCTCTGGATCTTCGTCGGCGCGCCCTATGTCGAGCGCCTGCGCGGCAACAAGGGCCTTGCCGGCGCACTCAGCGCGATCACCGCCGCCGTCGTCGGCGTGATCCTCAACCTCTCGATCTGGTTCGCGCTGCACACGCTGTTCCGCGAGACCGTGCCGGTACACGCGTTTCCGCTGGACTTCGATAGACCGGTGCTGACCAGCGTCGATATTCCGGCACTCGTGCTGGCGATCGCGGCCGCGACTGCGATCTTCCGGTTTAAGCTGGGTATGCTGACGGTGCTGGCAGGCAGCTGCGCGGCGGGTTTGGCGTTGCGGATGGTCGGGGTGATCTAG
- a CDS encoding chromate resistance protein ChrB domain-containing protein, producing the protein MSTFTTISSDKLARLIGTANAPVLIDVRTDEDFAADRRLIPGSIKLSHESVAEWGGDFAGRRAIVSCFRGEKLAQGTAAWLRQLGAEAETLEGGFEGWKAAKLPLLDTRKLPPRDANGRTVWVTRARPKVDRIACPWLIRRFVDPNAVFLYVAPSEVVAVGERFKAAPFDIENVFWSHRGELCTFDVMIEEFGIATPALLRLATLVRGADTARPDLAPEAPGLLAASLGLSRMYDDDLEQLEAGMLLYDAFYRWCRDATGETHNWPTNKVKA; encoded by the coding sequence ATGTCAACTTTCACGACCATATCATCCGACAAATTGGCGCGCCTGATCGGCACAGCCAATGCTCCCGTCCTGATCGATGTACGGACCGATGAGGATTTTGCCGCCGACCGGCGGTTGATCCCCGGCTCCATCAAGCTCAGCCACGAGTCCGTTGCGGAATGGGGCGGCGACTTCGCCGGCCGCCGGGCCATTGTCTCGTGCTTCCGCGGCGAGAAGCTCGCGCAGGGCACGGCGGCCTGGCTCCGCCAGCTCGGCGCCGAGGCTGAAACGCTGGAAGGCGGCTTCGAGGGCTGGAAGGCGGCAAAGCTGCCGCTGCTCGACACTCGCAAGTTGCCACCGCGCGACGCCAACGGACGCACCGTCTGGGTGACGCGGGCGCGGCCGAAGGTCGACCGTATCGCCTGTCCCTGGCTAATCCGCCGTTTCGTCGATCCCAACGCGGTGTTTCTCTATGTGGCCCCGTCCGAGGTGGTCGCCGTCGGCGAGCGCTTCAAAGCCGCGCCCTTCGACATCGAGAACGTGTTCTGGAGCCACCGAGGCGAACTCTGCACCTTCGACGTCATGATCGAGGAATTCGGGATCGCGACCCCGGCCCTGCTCCGGCTCGCGACATTGGTACGCGGCGCCGACACCGCGCGGCCGGACCTCGCACCGGAAGCGCCCGGACTGCTGGCGGCCTCGCTCGGGCTATCGCGGATGTACGATGACGACCTCGAACAGCTCGAGGCCGGTATGCTGCTCTACGACGCTTTCTATCGCTGGTGCCGCGACGCCACGGGCGAGACCCACAACTGGCCGACCAACAAAGTGAAGGCGTAA
- a CDS encoding N-acyl homoserine lactonase family protein, whose product MTPKIMSRITLALAVAALTLSGYTAVAQSEKSGVEKLYILNCGEGVAGDIARWSPGVNEGQSMDFVDTCYLIKHKQRWFLWDTGIPDAVAAMPNGLAPADPKAVTWRRPKTLAAQLEQIGVKPADIKAVGISHTHPDHIGNVEMFPQATLYLQKAEYDWPGANNEPRFKPAHPVELLSGDKDMFGDGSITILSTPGHTPGHQSLLVKLPKTGAVVLSGDAVHFRDNWDNRRVPSINANKEQTVASMQKIADTLTKEKAQLWINHDKAQRDGQKMSPEFYD is encoded by the coding sequence ATGACACCCAAGATCATGTCCAGGATCACGCTCGCTCTCGCCGTCGCCGCATTGACACTGTCCGGTTACACCGCGGTCGCTCAGTCGGAAAAATCGGGTGTCGAAAAGCTCTACATCCTCAATTGCGGCGAGGGCGTCGCCGGTGATATCGCGCGCTGGTCACCCGGGGTGAACGAAGGTCAGTCGATGGACTTCGTCGACACCTGCTATCTCATCAAGCACAAGCAACGCTGGTTCCTGTGGGACACCGGTATCCCCGACGCGGTCGCCGCGATGCCGAACGGACTTGCGCCTGCCGATCCCAAGGCCGTGACCTGGAGGCGGCCGAAGACGCTCGCTGCGCAGCTCGAGCAGATCGGCGTCAAGCCCGCCGATATCAAGGCAGTGGGCATCTCGCACACGCATCCCGATCACATCGGCAATGTCGAGATGTTCCCGCAGGCGACGCTCTACTTGCAGAAGGCCGAATATGATTGGCCGGGTGCCAATAACGAGCCGCGCTTCAAGCCCGCGCATCCCGTCGAGCTATTGTCGGGCGACAAGGACATGTTCGGCGACGGCAGCATCACCATCCTCTCGACGCCCGGCCACACGCCAGGACATCAGTCGCTGCTGGTGAAGCTGCCGAAGACCGGCGCGGTGGTGCTCTCCGGCGATGCCGTTCATTTCAGGGATAATTGGGACAACCGCCGCGTGCCCAGCATCAATGCCAACAAGGAACAGACTGTGGCCTCGATGCAGAAGATCGCCGATACGCTGACCAAGGAGAAGGCGCAGCTGTGGATCAACCACGACAAGGCTCAGCGCGACGGCCAGAAGATGTCGCCGGAGTTCTACGATTGA